The Sorex araneus isolate mSorAra2 chromosome 5, mSorAra2.pri, whole genome shotgun sequence genome has a segment encoding these proteins:
- the LOC129404854 gene encoding uncharacterized protein LOC129404854 produces the protein MLRTRFSPTPASFQGAGAGPSPSGGDWREARGQAESPRRSRVRASPARRAGTWRATTRPGRRPGPGGHERLFSLTGNVLGCCCGVCVWGVLGRERVVPLSNLCRSRSVCNKGEGTWQRRLLLAGADPGLLAASPGPRNLLPPLHPPPRTPLTARQLPPSWSRTTPGCNPAPEAAAVLPGAWRTPVPRVPESAAVAGTAGTSTAPLHPPSPPPAPTPASWGLQRCGDFLLRLDLRAPRLAASQRIESARRAPLVSLDHPPSHPSPDGGSYWGRPPLAHSPCLLFPPPPRSPAQNQARAAVSGAFSPGPTRAPLGSGEPGRPPKQKAHPAQLRPFQKGGESRPREGTQGSPFGPRVPLGKPLQSPALAAGVSHSPPCPPPPPPVMELWGGERKREPLATPLPSGEAFPFSPRPQGPVNVSRVEWL, from the exons ATGTTGCGCACTCgcttttcccccacccccgcctccttcCAGGGTGCTGGCGCGGGTCCCTCGCCGTCCGGCGGCGACT ggcgggaggCGAGAGGCCAAGCGGAGTCCCCGCGGCGGTCCCGGGTGCGGGCGAGCCCTGCGCGGCGCGCGGGGACCTGGCGCGCTACCACGAGGCCGGGACGCCGGCCGGGCCCGGGG GGCCATGAGCGGCTGTTTTCCTTGACTGGAAACGTATTGGGGTGttgttgtggtgtgtgtgtgtggggggtgttggggagggagagggtggtgCCTCTCAGTAATTTATGCCGGTCCAGGTCGGTTTGCAATAAGGGGGAGGGGACTTGGCAGAGACGCCTGCTCCTGGCCGGAGCTGACCCTGGGCTTCTCGCGGCTTCCCCGGGGCCGAGGAATCttctcccccccctccaccccccaccccgcactccGCTAACCGCGCGCCAGCTGCCACCTTCTTGGAGCAGGACCACACCTGGGTGCAACCCCGCTCCGGAGGCAGCCGCGGTGCTGCCGGGCGCTTGGCGAACGCCGGTGCCCCGCGTCCCGGAAAGTGCCGCTGTCGCGGGCACCGCGGGCACCTCcaccgcccccctccaccccccttccccccccccggcccccactccGGCGAGTTGGGGTCTACAGAGGTGTGGGGATTTTCTCCTTCGTCTGGACCTGCGCGCCCCCCGCCTAGCCGCTAGCCAGCGGATTGAGAGCGCGCGCCGGGCGCCCCTTGTGAGTCTTGatcaccctccctcccacccctccccagacgGGGGCTCCTACTGGGGTCGCCCGCCTTTGGCCCACAGCCCCTGCCTGCTCTTCCCCCCACCGCCCAGGAGTCCAGCCCAGAACCAGGCCCGAGCGGCCGTTTCTGGCGCCTTTTCCCCGGGCCCCACCCGGGCCCCACTTGGatctggggagccagggaggccTCCCAAGCAGAAGGCACACCCAGCCCAGCTCCGGCCCTTCCAGAAGGGAGGAGAAAGCAGGCCCAGGGAAGGGACCCAAGGATCTCCTTTCGGCCCCCGCGTCCCCCTTGGAAAGCCTCTTCAGAGCCCTGCCTTGGCTGCCGGAGTCTCCCATTCCCCTccttgcccccccccgcccccaccagtgATGGAGCTTTGGGGAGGTGAGAGGAAGAGGGAGCCCCTGGCCACCCCTCTTCCCTCGGGAGAGGCCTTCCCCTTCTCCCCC AGACCTCAGGGTCCCGTGAACGTGTCCCGGGTGGAGTGGCtgtga